From the genome of Caminibacter pacificus, one region includes:
- the nrdD gene encoding anaerobic ribonucleoside-triphosphate reductase has product MEVKTLTKEELLKKVEHKRQKCMVYTRVMGYHRPVESFNIGKKAEHKERKYFKEC; this is encoded by the coding sequence ATGGAAGTAAAAACATTAACTAAAGAAGAATTACTAAAAAAAGTGGAACACAAACGCCAAAAATGTATGGTTTACACAAGAGTTATGGGATACCATAGACCGGTAGAGAGTTTCAATATCGGTAAAAAAGCCGAGCATAAAGAGAGAAAGTATTTTAAAGAATGTTAG
- a CDS encoding ribonucleoside triphosphate reductase, which translates to MKKVIKRDGSYQNYYPYKIEDAIKKAFEATGVSYDFNVFEEVIKQLQKIETPEVEFIQDLIEKSLYKHGYFDVMKNFMLYRHLHKLQRENLLDKEATYINCNTTIEEYINKADWRINANSNTGYSHAGLINNTAGKVIANFWLDKIYSPEEGKAHREGDYHIHDLDCLAPYCAGWSLRNLLNEGFNGVRGRVEAKAPSHFRSALGQMANFLGILQSEWAGAQAFSSFDTYLAPYVFKDKLLFKEIKEAIESFVYNLNVPARWGQSPFTNITLDFKVPDDLKDQIPTRNNRHLFEGIEDEELLAKLKKRNPKIKKLTDATYKDFEPEMQEIIKAYYQVMTEGDAIGQPFTFPIPTVNITEDFDWDSEAAKALWENTAKIGSSYFQNFIGSQYIIDENGNKVRNPNAYEPGAVRSMCCRLQLDLRELLKRGGGLFGSAEMTGSIGVVTINMARLGYLFKGDKEALLERLAELMDLAKSTLEKKRKFVQEMYDRGLYPYTRRYLPGFNNHFSTIGVNGMNEMIRNFTGDRENIATEKGIEFAKEVLEFMRERLKIYQEETGNLYNLEATPAEGTTYRFAKEDKKRFPDIIQAGFEDTPYYTNSSQLPVDYTDDPFEALELQDELQTMYTGGTVLHLYMSEKLSSPEAAKNLVKKAITNFRLPYISITPVFSVCPKHGYIAGEHEYCPYCDEELLEELENKE; encoded by the coding sequence ATGAAAAAAGTAATCAAAAGGGACGGAAGTTACCAAAACTACTATCCTTATAAAATCGAAGACGCAATAAAAAAAGCTTTTGAAGCGACCGGTGTTAGTTATGATTTTAATGTTTTTGAAGAGGTGATAAAACAGCTTCAAAAAATTGAAACACCGGAAGTTGAATTTATTCAAGATTTGATAGAGAAGTCTTTATACAAGCACGGCTATTTTGACGTAATGAAAAATTTTATGCTCTATAGACATCTTCATAAATTGCAACGCGAAAATTTGCTTGATAAAGAAGCTACTTATATCAATTGTAATACTACTATCGAAGAGTATATAAATAAAGCCGATTGGAGAATTAATGCAAACTCCAATACCGGATATTCACACGCTGGACTTATTAATAATACGGCCGGTAAAGTTATAGCGAACTTTTGGCTTGATAAAATCTACTCTCCTGAAGAAGGAAAAGCTCATAGAGAAGGGGATTATCATATTCATGACTTGGATTGTTTGGCTCCTTATTGTGCGGGGTGGAGTTTGAGAAATCTCTTAAACGAAGGATTTAACGGAGTTAGAGGTAGGGTTGAGGCAAAAGCTCCGAGCCACTTTAGAAGCGCTCTTGGACAGATGGCGAATTTCTTGGGGATACTTCAGAGCGAATGGGCGGGAGCTCAGGCTTTTAGTAGTTTTGATACGTATTTGGCTCCTTATGTTTTTAAAGACAAACTATTATTTAAAGAAATAAAAGAAGCAATTGAGAGTTTTGTGTATAACCTGAACGTACCGGCTCGCTGGGGGCAGAGTCCTTTTACGAATATTACCCTTGATTTTAAAGTACCGGATGATTTGAAAGACCAAATTCCAACTCGCAATAACAGACATCTTTTTGAGGGTATTGAAGATGAAGAGCTTTTGGCAAAACTTAAAAAAAGAAACCCTAAAATCAAAAAACTAACAGATGCGACCTATAAAGATTTCGAACCTGAAATGCAAGAGATTATAAAAGCGTATTATCAGGTGATGACGGAAGGTGACGCAATAGGCCAGCCTTTTACGTTTCCGATACCGACGGTAAATATTACCGAAGATTTTGATTGGGATAGTGAAGCGGCTAAGGCTTTATGGGAAAATACGGCAAAAATAGGGAGTAGTTATTTTCAAAATTTCATTGGAAGTCAGTACATTATCGATGAAAACGGCAACAAAGTAAGAAATCCTAACGCTTATGAACCCGGAGCCGTTAGAAGTATGTGCTGTAGGCTTCAACTTGATTTAAGAGAACTTCTAAAAAGAGGCGGTGGGCTTTTCGGAAGTGCCGAGATGACGGGAAGTATAGGAGTTGTGACTATTAATATGGCTCGTCTTGGGTATTTGTTTAAGGGTGATAAAGAAGCTTTGCTTGAAAGGCTTGCGGAGCTTATGGATTTGGCAAAATCGACACTTGAGAAAAAACGCAAATTCGTTCAAGAAATGTATGATAGAGGTCTTTATCCGTATACGAGAAGATATTTGCCGGGATTTAATAATCACTTTTCAACCATAGGCGTAAACGGAATGAATGAAATGATTAGAAATTTCACAGGTGATAGGGAAAATATTGCCACTGAAAAAGGGATAGAGTTTGCTAAAGAGGTGCTTGAATTTATGAGAGAAAGACTCAAAATTTATCAAGAAGAAACGGGTAATCTTTATAATCTTGAAGCGACTCCTGCCGAGGGTACGACATATAGATTCGCAAAAGAGGACAAAAAGAGATTTCCTGATATCATTCAAGCCGGATTTGAAGACACTCCATATTATACGAACTCATCTCAGCTGCCGGTGGATTATACGGATGACCCTTTTGAAGCGCTTGAGCTTCAAGATGAATTACAAACGATGTATACCGGAGGTACGGTACTTCATTTATATATGAGCGAAAAATTAAGCTCACCTGAGGCTGCCAAAAACTTGGTAAAAAAAGCGATTACTAATTTTAGACTGCCGTATATTTCGATAACACCGGTATTTTCCGTGTGTCCGAAACACGGATATATCGCAGGAGAGCACGAATATTGTCCGTATTGCGACGAAGAACTTTTAGAAGAACTTGAAAATAAGGAGTAA
- the pyrC gene encoding dihydroorotase — MILNTPIDMHLHLREGKMLKDVIPYSAKQFAAAVIMPNLVPPVDNRQRLESYKEEILANSENFTPLMNVFMREYTEDELLDLAEDIFAIKLYPAGITTNSEGGVKSIENVYPVLEIMQELNIPLSVHGETNGFVLDREREFAVVYEKLARDFPKLKIIMEHVGSAELLDLLDRYDNLYATVTLHHLLLTLDDLIGGALNPHNFCKPVIKTPKDRDAIQKFVKSGHKKVMFGSDSAPHPIKNKLKGAAGLFSAPVILPALAEFFDGDIETFQKFISDNARENFNLNVPEKKVEIIEEEWTAPYIVGEVKPMFAGRVFRYKVL, encoded by the coding sequence ATGATTTTGAATACTCCTATTGATATGCACTTGCATCTTAGAGAAGGAAAAATGTTAAAAGACGTTATTCCTTACAGCGCAAAGCAATTCGCAGCTGCGGTTATTATGCCAAACCTCGTACCTCCTGTGGATAATAGACAAAGACTTGAATCTTATAAAGAAGAAATTTTGGCAAATAGTGAGAATTTTACGCCTTTAATGAATGTTTTTATGAGAGAATATACTGAAGATGAGCTTTTGGATTTGGCTGAAGATATTTTTGCAATTAAACTTTATCCGGCGGGAATTACTACAAATAGTGAAGGCGGGGTAAAGTCTATAGAAAACGTATATCCCGTTCTTGAGATTATGCAAGAGCTTAATATTCCGCTTTCCGTACACGGAGAAACAAACGGATTTGTTCTTGATAGAGAAAGAGAATTTGCCGTTGTTTATGAAAAACTCGCACGTGATTTTCCTAAGCTGAAAATAATTATGGAGCATGTAGGAAGTGCCGAACTTCTTGATTTGTTGGATAGATACGATAATCTTTATGCGACGGTTACTCTTCATCATCTATTATTGACTCTTGACGATTTAATCGGAGGCGCTTTAAACCCTCATAATTTTTGCAAACCCGTAATTAAAACTCCAAAAGATAGAGACGCTATCCAAAAATTCGTAAAATCGGGACATAAAAAAGTGATGTTCGGAAGCGACAGTGCCCCTCATCCTATAAAAAACAAATTAAAAGGAGCGGCGGGGTTGTTTAGTGCTCCTGTTATTTTACCTGCTCTTGCGGAGTTTTTTGACGGAGATATCGAAACTTTCCAAAAATTTATCAGCGATAACGCAAGAGAAAACTTCAATCTAAACGTTCCTGAAAAAAAAGTTGAAATTATAGAAGAAGAGTGGACTGCTCCTTATATCGTAGGAGAAGTTAAACCTATGTTTGCTGGAAGAGTGTTTAGATATAAAGTTTTGTAA
- a CDS encoding class I SAM-dependent methyltransferase — protein MRSIKYYDKNAEILAKRYDSADMREFYEFIIPYLKGKTLLDIGCGSCRDVAFFTSLGFDVECVEPSIEFRKICSKKDSSIKIYNQKLPHIKLSKKYDVVTLIGVWMHLRKFYYVKAIENLKSLLKRKGVLILSFSTKKRDGFDSINTKNLKFLFLKNGFRLLKENISNDSLDRKIDWVTQVYILDKIT, from the coding sequence ATTCGTTCTATAAAATATTACGATAAAAATGCCGAAATTCTCGCTAAAAGGTACGATAGTGCCGATATGCGGGAATTTTATGAATTTATTATTCCTTATTTAAAAGGAAAAACCTTACTTGATATAGGGTGCGGGAGTTGTAGGGACGTTGCTTTTTTTACAAGTTTGGGGTTTGATGTAGAATGTGTCGAGCCTTCAATCGAATTTAGAAAAATTTGCTCCAAAAAAGATTCTTCAATCAAAATCTACAATCAAAAGCTTCCTCATATAAAACTTTCAAAAAAATATGATGTTGTTACTTTAATAGGCGTTTGGATGCATTTAAGAAAATTTTATTATGTAAAAGCTATCGAAAACTTAAAGAGTTTATTAAAAAGAAAAGGCGTTTTGATTTTGAGTTTTTCTACTAAAAAAAGAGACGGCTTTGATAGCATAAATACGAAAAACTTAAAATTTCTCTTTTTAAAAAACGGGTTTAGATTGTTAAAAGAGAATATTTCAAACGATTCGCTTGATAGAAAAATCGATTGGGTCACTCAGGTTTATATTTTAGATAAAATTACATAA
- a CDS encoding DUF493 domain-containing protein, translated as MEKKENKIEYPRMWGFRIIGEDKEKMRAAVKECIDNQECKIEDNNQKGKYYSQKFEAYVTSEEERNEFFKRLQNHKDIKFVL; from the coding sequence ATGGAAAAAAAAGAAAATAAAATCGAATATCCTAGAATGTGGGGATTTAGAATTATCGGTGAAGATAAAGAAAAAATGAGAGCGGCGGTTAAAGAGTGTATTGATAATCAGGAGTGTAAAATAGAAGATAATAACCAAAAAGGGAAATATTATTCTCAAAAATTCGAAGCATACGTAACAAGCGAAGAAGAGAGAAACGAGTTTTTCAAAAGACTTCAAAATCATAAGGATATTAAATTCGTTCTATAA
- a CDS encoding ribonuclease J translates to MEKEKKEITLDEAIKNTIEENLKNDTEKNQNNNQNQNQEKSEKKEYKKNNYQKNNQKRTTYKSLQPQKNVNEKNFVWFKDLNKAFDENEKIHQARLSCFNKIDSNKKGWVRFTPLGGLDEIGGNCAVLETEDSAIIIDCGMSFPSEDMHGVDILIPDFSYLREIRHKIKGLIITHGHEDHIGAVPYLFKEMQFPIYGTSLPLAMIENKFKEHKMLQYKSYFRSVKKRHPIQIGDFKVEWIHMTHSIVDSSSLAIQTPIGTIIHTGDFKIDHTPIDGYPPDLHRLAHYGEKGVLALFSDSTNSYKPGVTPSESVVGKTFEDLFMKTKGRVIMSTFSSNIHRVYQAIEKGIKFGRKVCIIGRSMEQNLNVAMDLGYIKLPRDIFIDPYEIGKYQDEEILIITTGSQGESMSALYRMAIDEHRHVKIKEGDQIIISAKAIPGNEPTVSQLINFLMKKGAKVAYHEFSEIHVSGHASQEEQKLMLRLVKPKYFFPVHGEYNHLMKHRETAISTGMDEKNIFVMEDGEQWEITPKKVRKVKNVKVGKIYIDNQINEQIETDVVIDRQKLANEGIIMIVAQVDKQNKKLIGRPRVTTFGIIADKEDKAFAKEMEDLLINYIDHAKDYVYEKNRIFENELRNVIRKHVFRKTKKYPTIVPMVYFM, encoded by the coding sequence ATGGAAAAAGAAAAAAAAGAGATAACTCTTGATGAAGCAATAAAAAATACAATAGAAGAAAATCTTAAAAACGATACCGAAAAAAATCAAAATAACAATCAAAACCAAAATCAAGAAAAATCTGAGAAAAAAGAGTATAAAAAAAATAATTATCAAAAAAACAACCAAAAAAGAACGACTTATAAATCTCTCCAACCTCAAAAAAACGTAAATGAAAAAAATTTCGTTTGGTTTAAAGACTTAAATAAAGCTTTTGACGAAAACGAAAAAATTCATCAAGCAAGACTAAGTTGTTTTAATAAAATCGATAGCAATAAAAAAGGGTGGGTTAGATTTACTCCTCTTGGCGGACTTGACGAAATCGGTGGAAACTGTGCCGTTTTAGAAACGGAAGATAGCGCTATTATTATCGATTGCGGTATGAGTTTTCCAAGCGAAGATATGCATGGTGTGGATATTTTGATTCCTGATTTTAGTTATCTTAGAGAGATAAGACATAAAATTAAAGGTTTAATTATCACACACGGACACGAAGACCATATCGGAGCGGTGCCTTATTTATTTAAAGAGATGCAATTTCCTATTTACGGGACAAGTTTACCTCTTGCAATGATAGAAAATAAGTTCAAAGAACACAAAATGCTTCAATACAAAAGCTATTTTAGAAGCGTAAAAAAACGTCATCCGATTCAAATCGGGGATTTTAAAGTAGAGTGGATTCATATGACTCACTCTATCGTTGATAGCTCTTCTCTTGCTATTCAAACACCTATCGGTACGATTATTCATACCGGAGACTTCAAAATCGACCATACACCGATTGACGGATATCCACCTGATTTACACAGACTCGCACATTACGGAGAAAAAGGTGTATTGGCACTGTTTAGCGACTCTACAAATTCATATAAACCGGGAGTTACTCCGAGTGAAAGCGTAGTGGGTAAGACGTTTGAAGATTTGTTTATGAAGACAAAAGGCAGAGTTATTATGTCTACCTTCTCGTCAAACATTCACAGGGTATATCAGGCTATAGAAAAAGGTATTAAGTTCGGAAGAAAAGTGTGTATTATCGGTAGAAGTATGGAACAAAACCTAAATGTTGCTATGGATTTGGGATATATCAAATTGCCAAGAGATATTTTTATAGACCCGTATGAAATAGGAAAATATCAAGATGAAGAGATTTTGATTATTACTACTGGAAGCCAGGGTGAGAGTATGAGTGCTCTTTATAGAATGGCGATTGATGAGCATAGACACGTAAAAATTAAAGAGGGCGATCAAATCATTATTTCGGCAAAAGCGATTCCTGGTAATGAGCCTACCGTTTCTCAGCTTATTAACTTTTTGATGAAAAAAGGCGCAAAAGTAGCTTATCACGAATTTAGTGAGATTCACGTCTCGGGGCACGCAAGCCAAGAAGAGCAAAAATTAATGCTAAGACTTGTAAAACCTAAATATTTCTTCCCGGTACACGGAGAATACAATCACTTGATGAAACATAGAGAAACAGCTATTTCTACCGGAATGGACGAGAAAAATATTTTTGTTATGGAAGACGGAGAGCAGTGGGAAATTACACCTAAAAAAGTAAGAAAAGTTAAAAACGTAAAAGTAGGAAAAATCTATATTGACAATCAAATCAACGAGCAAATTGAAACCGATGTCGTAATTGACAGACAAAAACTTGCCAATGAAGGTATCATAATGATAGTTGCGCAAGTTGACAAACAAAACAAAAAACTAATAGGACGCCCGAGAGTTACGACATTCGGTATTATCGCCGACAAAGAAGATAAAGCTTTCGCAAAAGAGATGGAAGATTTATTAATCAACTACATCGACCATGCAAAAGATTATGTTTATGAAAAAAATAGAATATTCGAAAACGAGCTTAGAAACGTTATAAGAAAACACGTATTTAGAAAAACAAAAAAATATCCTACAATCGTACCAATGGTTTACTTTATGTAA